A window of the Sabethes cyaneus chromosome 1, idSabCyanKW18_F2, whole genome shotgun sequence genome harbors these coding sequences:
- the LOC128743593 gene encoding zinc finger protein 665-like translates to MRNEMEDSTSIKLEEYTAIKVEELIITDVKGEPIETSGYSCETELTVTASDDTPVVKQLPPAIHIDEVTETAPYAAADKDDKTDDSSSNSHALEADPPAGSDSQPKHVCDICGASHKSISGFYAHKRIHSYVDPKPYKCDQCSSRFVFKGNLNAHKKKHLPHSLKRLYKCDICGKAYGHKSSLVTHMKIHTTTQPFDCDICGETCTPNTLRRHKILKHTSEKKFACTTCGKDFHMKGQLTKHLKWHSLELHHRCPICGKNFICRFELARHLHTHSNKRLFKCDLCDASFKAPYALQRHRIYHRTDDWIHACTICDRKFPIKYMLMRHLRTHARVRPFECDICHKTFIRRVELNEHTIENHAQEKNFKCPECGKEFHLRTQLTQHLKRHSPDRSYKCLTCGKVYKDKYTLGQHIMHRHTNADPKRYDCDQCSSRFSQKSGLNYHKKTKHLPSSSSSGTPNMQKKSLDRIKSEKPLFKCDLCSKTLSSNQKLQDHRIVKHTTEKNFKCDICGKEFHLKKQLMLHQKWHSAERSYKCDICGHGFMKKHYLRTHMTIHSDERPFGCDLCVASFKTRVGLQKHQKQHRPGDEKPHVRKHACDICGRNFATSVTLRHHRRTHTGERPFECDICHKTFIQRRSLKDHKISNHTQQTNGNGKLGIIFP, encoded by the exons ATGAGAAACGAAATGGAAGATTCAACTTCAATAAAGTTAGAAGAATACACTGCGATAAAGGTTGAAGAACTTATTATAACCGATGTAAAGGGTGAACCAATCGAAACTAGCGGCTACTCCTGTGAAACTGAACTGACGGTGACTGCCAGTGATGATACTCCGGTGGTGAAGCAACTGCCTCCTGCCATACATATTGATGAAGTGACAGAAACTGCTCCTTATGCAGCAGCTGATAAAGACGATAAAACTGATGATAGTTCCAG CAACTCGCACGCCTTGGAAGCGGACCCTCCTGCTGGCAGTGACAGTCAACCGAAACACGTTTGCGACATCTGTGGTGCATCACACAAGTCGATTAGTGGTTTTTACGCTCACAAAAGAATCCACTCGTATGTTGATCCAAAACCTTACAAATGTGACCAGTGTAGTTCTCGATTCGTTTTTAAGGGTAATCTCAATGCTCATAAAAAGAAACATTTACCACACAGTTTGAAGCGTTTGTATAAATGCGATATCTGCGGCAAAGCATATGGCCATAAGTCATCTCTTGTGACTCATATGAAAATTCACACGACGACGCAACCTTTTGATTGTGACATATGTGGCGAAACTTGCACACCCAACACACTACGGCGgcataaaattttaaaacacaCATCGGAAAAAAAATTCGCTTGTACCACATGCGGTAAAGACTTCCATATGAAAGGCCAGCTTACGAAGCACCTGAAGTGGCACAGTTTGGAACTCCATCACCGGTGTCCGATATGTGGAAAAAATTTTATATGTCGATTTGAGCTTGCGCGGCATCTGCATACTCACAGCAATAAACGACTATTCAAATGCGATCTCTGCGATGCATCCTTTAAGGCACCCTATGCCTTACAGAGACACCGGATATACCACAGAACCGACGACTGGATACATGCTTGTACAATCTGTGACCGAAAATTCCCCATCAAATATATGCTCATGCGTCACTTGAGAACTCACGCCAGAGTGCGACCGTTCGAGTGCGACATATGTCACAAAACTTTCATCAGACGCGTAGAACTTAATGAACATACAATCGAAAACCACGCACAGGAAAAGAATTTTAAATGTCCAGAATGTGGTAAAGAGTTTCACTTGAGAACACAATTAACACAGCATTTGAAACGGCATAGCCCTGATCGCTCATACAAGTGTCTGACATGCGGAAAAGTCTATAAAGATAAATATACGCTCGGTCAGCACATCATGCATCGACACACGAACGCTGATCCAAAACGTTATGACTGTGACCAATGCAGTTCTCGGTTCTCTCAAAAGAGTGGTCTCAATTATCACAAAAAGACAAAGCACTTACCGTCAAGTTCCAGTTCTGGAACGCCTAATATGCAAAAGAAAAGCTTGGATAGAATCAAATCCGAAAAACCGCTGTTCAAATGTGACTTATGCAGTAAAACTCTCTCGTCAAATCAAAAACTGCAGGATCACCGTATTGTAAAGCATACAACGGAAAAGAATTTCAAATGCGACATTTGCGGCAAAGAATTCCACCTGAAGAAGCAGCTGATGCTGCACCAGAAATGGCACAGCGCAGAGCGTTCGTATAAATGCGATATCTGCGGTCATGGATTTATGAAAAAACACTATCTTCGGACGCATATGACCATTCACAGCGATGAGCGACCGTTTGGATGCGACCTGTGCGTCGCATCCTTCAAGACACGCGTAGGCTTGCAGAAACACCAGAAACAACACAGGCCCGGCGATGAAAAACCCCACGTCCGGAAACACGCTTGTGATATCTGCGGCCGAAACTTCGCCACCAGTGTGACTCTCAGGCATCACCGGAGAACGCACACCGGAGAGCGACCGTTCGAGTGTGACATTTGTCACAAAACCTTCATCCAACGTAGATCACTTAAGGATCATAAAATCTCAAACCACACACAGCAAACGAATGGTAACGGGAAATTAGGGATCATCTTTCcgtga
- the LOC128746366 gene encoding zinc finger protein 62 homolog: MRNGMESLTSIKLEDSAAIKVEELVINDVFDVKGESIEISERSWETIPTTTSGDGTPVVKQASAALGIVDEVTETAPTTAAADKHDNTDSFSNSRALEVYSPAGSGSQPKYSCDICGASYKSRGGLYQHKQIHTSTSGDPKPHKCDQCSSQFVYKRSLSAHKKKHLPSCSKMQKKNQDKNTSGKPLYKCEICSKTYMSNRTLQEHRIIKHSSEQISYKCDICGNGYNRKGNLAIHMKIHTMTTQSAECDICGQICSPTSLRQHKIIKHTSEKNFVCKVCGKHFHLKHMLSSHLQWHSSERPHRCPICGKDFLFQYRLAGHMFIHSDERAFECDICNASFKTPGALQKHRKHHISDDWKYACDICDRKFPINYALTVHLRTHTGERPFECDICHRTFTRRGDLNYHKIKNQKNFKCRECNKSFHLVAQLTQHLKMHDAKSALLYLAVTRMRNEMENSTSIKLEESTAIKVEEFIISDILDVKDEPIETTGYSCENKLTATASDDTPVVKQATAAIRIDEGTETSPAAAADEDDRIGSSR; the protein is encoded by the exons ATGCGAAACGGAATGGAAAGTTTAACTTCAATAAAATTGGAAGATTCCGCTGCGATAAAGGTTGAAGAGCTTGTTATAAACGATGTCTTTGATGTAAAGGGTGAATCAATCGAAATTAGCGAACGTTCCTGGGAAACTATACCGACGACGACCTCCGGAGATGGTACACCAGTTGTGAAACAAGCGTCCGCTGCATTAGGCATCGTTGATGAAGTAACTGAAACGGCTCCTACTACTGCAGCGGCTGATAAACACGATAACACGGATAGTTTTAG CAACTCGCGCGCTTTGGAAGTGTACTCTCCTGCTGGCAGTGGTAGTCAACCGAAATACAGTTGCGACATCTGTGGAGCATCCTACAAGTCACGTGGTGGTTTATACCAGCACAAGCAAATCCACACATCCACATCCGGTGATCCAAAACCTCACAAATGTGACCAGTGTAGTTCCCAATTCGTTTATAAGCGTAGTCTCAGTGCTCACAAAAAGAAACATCTGCCGTCATGTTCCAAAATGCAGAAGAAAAACCAGGATAAGAACACATCCGGCAAACCGCTGTACAAATGTGAGATATGCAGTAAAACTTACATGTCAAATCGAACACTGCAGGAACACCGTATTATAAAACACAGCTCGGAGCAAATTTCTTATAAATGCGATATCTGCGGCAATGGATACAACAGAAAAGGAAATCTTGCGATACACATGAAAATTCACACCATGACGACACAATCTGCAGAATGTGACATATGTGGTCAAATTTGTTCCCCCACATCACTACGGCAGCATAAAATTATAAAACACACGTCGGAAAAAAATTTCGTGTGTAAAGTTTGCGGTAAACATTTCCATTTAAAACATATGCTTTCGAGCCATCTGCAGTGGCACAGCTCGGAACGGCCGCACCGGTGTCCGATTTGTGGAAAAGATTTTCTATTTCAATATCGGCTCGCGGGGCATATGTTTATTCATAGCGATGAGCGAGCCTTCGAATGTGACATCTGCAACGCATCCTTTAAGACACCCGGTGCCTTGCAGAAACACCGAAAACATCACATATCCGATGACTGGAAATACGCTTGTGATATCTGTGATCGAAAATTCCCCATTAATTATGCTCTCACGGTACACTTAAGAACTCACACCGGAGAGCGACCGTTCGAATGTGACATATGTCACAGAACTTTCACTAGACGCGGAGACCTTAATTATCATAAGATCAAAAACCAAAAGAATTTTAAATGTCGAGAATGTAATAAAAGTTTTCATTTGGTAGCTCAATTAACCCAGCATCTGAAAATGCATGACGCCAA AAGTGCATTGCTGTACCTAGCGGTCACGAGAATGCGAAACGAAATGgaaaattcaacttcaataaAGTTGGAAGAATCCACTGCGATAAAggttgaagagtttattataagCGATATCTTAGATGTAAAGGATGAGCCAATCGAAACTACCGGATACTCCTGTGAAAATAAACTAACGGCGACCGCCAGTGATGATACTCCAGTTGTGAAACAAGCAACTGCTGCCATACgtattgatgaagggacagaAACGTCCCCTGCTGCAGCAGCTGATGAAGACGATAGAATTGGTAGTTCCAGGTAA